In Pirellula sp. SH-Sr6A, the DNA window CATAGCACCCCATTTGGATGCATGGATGACGTATCTCCATGGCTGCGATCGTGAAATGGTGCCCGTATTCGAGGAAGCAAGAGAGACGCTGAGGCGTTTTGCACCCACCGTCTCGGAGCTGGCTGAGAAAGCCGCTCAATCCGCTCGGCAACTGAAAGAGTCCTCCGAGAAACAAAAGGAATCGCGTGAGACGACAACGCCAGATACGAGCAACGTCCGAGAGCAAATCCATGCAGAACGAGAGAGATTGAACGAGGATGCAGAAGAGTTGCGGCAGGCACTTTCGGAGATGGCCTCGCAGCAAAATCTCCTTCAGCCTGACCAAATGGCCTTAGCGAAAGATGGTGATCAAGCAGCGGAATTGGTGGAACGGGTTATGGATCGCTTGAACGATTCACTCGACACAGCATTGAATTCCGAGGAGGAAACCGCCATGGCACAAGCGATCGCGGATCAGTCCAATGCCGCAAAAGCCATGGAGACCATCGCGAAACATTTTTCCCCCCGAGACCGCGACACGACTCAGACGAATAACGATTCGCCATCTTTTGAAGACAGTTTGGACGCTACCCTCGAGTCAGCCTTGGACAACCAGGATATGGAATCGCAGGCGTCGCGAGAGGAAGCTTACGAGCGCGCCGATCGATTGCAGAAGCTCGCTTCTGCCGACGCCAACGCTCTTCTCCAGGAATTGGAAAAGGAGCTACCGAACAATCCGGCGATGCAGCGGGAACTGTCAGAAATCGCCAAAGCGGCCGCGAACAATGCTATCCAGGAACTCCAGCGCGCGGCCGCAAAGGAAAATGAACTCTATTTGCAGCTGGAGAATCAGGACCTTCAACTCGCGGCTCAGAAGGCTCGCAAAGTCACCGAATTGCAAGCGCTCGTGGATGAGGCCGATCGACTCGCCAAGACCTTGCTCGAGAAGGGAGAGCAACTAACCTACCGCATTCCTTCGGCGAAGAAATCCTACGACGAACTGCGAAGCGAATTGCGGCAACAAACCGAATCCCTCCGAGCTTCGCTTCAGACCGCGAGGCAAGTCAATGCGAGATCCTCGAGCGACGAGATCGAATCGAAGACGCGAGCGCTTCAGAATGCATTCGCGGAAGGAAAGAAAGCGGTATCGAATTTGAAAGATCAGGCTCGAGAGCTGGTTTCGCAATCGGTCGAGAGGGATGAACAAAAACGGCTCAATCGGGTCACCGAAGCAGGCAACGCACAAAATTCCATCCGTAATGATGTTCGAGCGGAAGCCAATCGATTGGTCAAGCAATGGAAAGACCAGCTCGAACGCGCTGATAACGAAACGAAGCGGTTGGACAAGGAGATCGATCGACAGCAGGAGCAATTGCAAAAAACGATCGCTCAAGCGGCCAAGAATCCCACAAATGGGGGCTTAGCCGAGCAACAAAAGAGATCCGAAGGAAGCTTAGAAACGCTGCGGGAATCACGGGACCGGAATCAAGAGACTTCGAGGTGGACTCAGCAAATCGTATCCAATCTTGAGAACCGCGCGCGAGGCTTGGATGAGAGAGCGAAGAATTCACTCAATACCCCCAACCCCTATGGCGCATTGATTGAAGAACAACTCGAGCAGGCATCTCAGATTTTGCAGCAGCTGGAAGACAAGACGGGTGAGCTGACTTCGGACGCCCGATCCTTGCCAGAGCCGAAGCCCCCTTCCAGCACACTCGAGCAAGCCGCGTTGGAGCAAGAACGAACCCGCGAGAATGTTTCCCAAGTAGCCAAGGACTTGGAGCGAGGAGCTCGGCACGAAGAACGGCTTGGCAATCCATCGGCGAGTCAGTCGCTCCAAGGGCAAGCGGCGTCCGTCGAAGCGATTAATACCGAGGCATTGAAACCCGCGACGTCTTCGCTTCAACAGGCAGCAAAGCAGGCGGCACAGCAGGAACAAAGCGATACGACACGGACACAGAAAAACAGCCCTGCGATCGCTCGACCGGAAACCACCGACTCGAGTCGGGCGTTGTCCCAAGCGGAGCAAGCGTTGAAGGAGCAGGCCGCTGCATTGCAAGAATCGCTGGCTCGATCTCAAGAAAGCTCGTCGGACAGCGAGAAATCAAAACCAAAAGATGCACCATCCGATACAGAGCAAGGAGCTGCGGCCAATTCCCCGATAGGTGCCTCCAATCCATCCGGCGGTCAGAAGTCCGGTGGGAGTGCACAGACCGAATCGGGACCGGCGTCGCCAAGTGGCCCCACTCCGGAGGGCCAGCAATCCGCCTCTGCCTCGGCGGAGGCCCAACAGCGAGGAGTCGAAATGGCAAGGCTCCTAGACCAACTGGATCGCGCTCAAAACGGCCCGATGGTTCCTACGGAAACAGGGGACTCCAACGAATCGGCGGTACAAGATGTCTCCCGATTGGACGCCAATTCGGATACCAATCAAGTGCGAAATCATAAGGGGAGCATGGCATCCGCCCTCCAGTCCGCGGTGACGTCCATGGCGCAGTCTCTCGCGTCGGAAATGAGCCAACAGCGACAGATGCAAGCCCAGCGAAATCCGATTGGCCAGACCTATTTGCGAGATCAGCGCGCTAGCAAGACACCGCAACGCGGGCTCAACCCTTCGATACCGGATCGTTCGGAAGATTACTTTCTACCAAGCTCCGTTCAAGGCAAGAATCGCGACTGGGGGCGATTGCGTACCCAAAAGGCGGAGCAAGTGCTCGAGGGTACGCGCGAAACCTTTGACCCTGAATTCGACGCCGCCATCCGCGCTTACTACCAAGCCATCGCAACACCATCTTCCAAAGAACGCTAATAACCACGGAACACACGGAACACACGGAAGGGATACCGTTTCAAAACACATGCCAAGAAATCCTTTATCCCTGAGATCTGAAACCTGATCTCTGCTTACGTGTATTCTGTAGTTAACCTAGTTATTGTGTATTCCTTGACTTCCATGGTTCATTCATCACGCCACTCAAGGAGCCATCATGGAAACCGATTTATTATTCCAAGACGAAAGTTATGTGATCCGAGGGGCTGCGTTCGAAGTGTATCGCGAAATGGGCTGTGGTTTCCTGGAGGCCGTCTATCAAGAGTGTTTGCAAAAGGAGTTCACCAAACAGTCCGTTCCGTTTGTCCCAAATCCAACCTTAGAATTGTTTTACAAGCACGAAAAGCTTGAACAAATCTACCGACCTGATTTCATCTGCTACGGCAAGATCATCGTGGAACTGAAAGCGGCAAAAGAGCTCTCGGACGAACATCGTGCCCAATTACACAATTACTTGAAAGCGACTAGGCTTCGGCTCGGCTTTCTCATCAACTTCGGCCATTACCCCAAAGCAACCATCGAAAGAATTGTAAGATGAATCGAGATACCGAGAACTCCGAACAGCTAGAACCACCGGAGACGCCAAATACGCGGTGTGAGTTGCTTCGCGAGCCCTGTGATTCTTAGCATTTCTACGGCACGTTTTGGTTTTCGTCCGTGTGTTCCGTGTGTTCCGTGGTTACACTTCTTCCGTGGTCTACTGCCCCGCTACTCTTTCGATGATTTGCCGATCGAAATAGTTCGTAGACATTCCCGCATCGACGATCACCGTTTGCGCTTGGATGCCGGACGAACGGGGACTGAGTAGAAAGATTGCGGTGTTGGCCGCTTCTTGGGTCGTGAGGCCTTCGCCTCTCGGGATCGCCTTCTCGGCGAACAGATAGGCGTCGACGTAGCCTGGAATCCCTGCCGAGGCGCTTGTCTTCAGCAGACCGGCCCCGACAGCATTGAATCGCACACGCGAGAAGCGACTGAAGGACTTCGCTAGAAACGCCAGCGACGAGTCCAGCGCTGCTTTGACCGGTGCCATGAAGCCGTAGCTCTCACTCGCCATCCGCGTTGTCGAAATGCTGATGGTGACGACCGATGCATCCTCAGCGAGCAACGGCTTAAGGGCATTGCAGATCGCGATCAAGGAGAAGCACGAGATATCAATCGCTTGCAGGAACTGTTTGCGAGTGGTTTCGTGAAATGGTTTGATTCCGTCGCTGTAGTCCGCGAAGGCGATCGAGTGAACGACGCCGGAAATGGGTTGTGCGTTCTTCGCCAGCTGTTGGGCTAGCGAATCGATTTGTTCAGGATGTTCGACGTCACAGCAGTGAATCGTTCGACCCGATAGCAGCTTGCCGAGCTCTTCGCGACGTTTTTCGCTTCGGACAACATATTCCACCAAGGCTCCGTTTTCCTCGAGTGTTTTGGCGATCGCGTACGCCACGCTTTTGCGGTTTGCAACACCGAAGACAACGACTCGTTTATGGGAAAGCGCCAAAAAGTCCATGGATTCACATTTCGCGGGGAGGGGAAGATGCCGTTCATGAAGCACCCTTCGACGGCAGGCCCATGATAACGCGATCGTCTGCAATCGTCTCGGGATTCTCTTTCAAATAGGAACTCGACTTGACAGTTCCACATGATGGAGGCGGGGGATAGCACCATCGGCATACCACCGCGTCTGGGGCCCCCTCAAGGCTTCGTAGCCATCTTTCCATGCGAGCGGTCGGCCGAGGAGTTAGCATCCGTGCACAAGCGAAACAGCAGGGAATTCACCCGGGAAGAAATCGACCGCGTGATCGAGATGGCGTGGGAGGATCGCACCTCGTTTGACGCGATCCAAGATCAGTTTGGTCTCACCCAGGGGGATGTCATCGCGTTGATGCGATCGGAGTTAAAGCCTACCTCGTTCCGTTTGTGGAGAAGACGGGTGGCAGGTAGGCAGACCAAGCATGTTGAGAAGCGCGGATTCTTAGTCGGGCGATTCCGTTGTCCGGATCGCCCGGGTTCGCGGTGATCTAAAGAAAACTTTTGTCGAGGCAGATTCTCTCGCCGAAGCCAATAGAGTCGAAACTACTTCTTCTTTGCTTTCGCAGCCTTCTTGGCTGGCTTAGCAGCGGCCTTTTTGGTGACGGCCCCTGCGCTCTTCTTCACGGCCTTCGCGGTTGCCTTTGCCGGTTTCGCAGCCGCTTTCGAGGCGGTGGCCGCGGGAGCGGATTTCTTCTTCGTATTGCCGAAAATGGAGTCCCAGTTCGAAGCGTACTTGTTGTTGGTACCTACACGAGTAATCGTCACGAAATCACCTTATTTAAAAAACAGAGTTCGCCGGTCCCTAGAACGACGCGGGAGAAACCATCAAAGTAGCGTATGGATTTGGTACCGGTCAAGACAGCTTGGTCGCTCGAATCTTACAGCGCAAGTCACACCGTGCAAATCCGCGCCACATTGCCACATCGGGTTCTCGATAACGCCAATCTCATTCACTCGTGCGCGGATCCGGTCACCGAGGTTAGCCTCGTTTCTTCCATATCGAGTTCCCGTTCGATCTTTTGCACAACCCGTTCATCGACAATCGAATCCTTTGCTAATTGATGGAGTCGCTTTCGTTGTTTGCGCAGGACGTGCAGATAGGTAGCTTGGCAGCGGCGGGATTGGTTTTCAATCAGACCATCAGCGGTGTTGAATGCGAGTCGAGAAAGCCATGCGTCGGCTTGGGTCTGAAAATGGTTTTGGAGGTAATCGATTTCGGACTCGGCCCCCCCTGACTCCCGTCGTGCGTTCAGGAACAGATTCGCTTCGGCGAGCAGCAGTAGTCTCGCATCCACTTCTTGATCCGGGGCCGGGCGTCCCTCTTTGGGCAGTCGGAGCCATCGCACAACAAACGGGAGCGATATTCCTTGAATGATCAACGTGCCGAAGATCACACCGATGACCGTGACAAAAATCAAATTGCGGTGAGGAAAATCGGCTGGCAAAGCGAGGACCGCCGCGAGGGAGACGACTCCTCGCATCCCCGTCCAACCGATGAGCAAAAGGAAACGCCACGGAAGCGGCTCCCACTCTCTTCTGCCCTGAAGGATGAAGGCGGGCATCCAAGCCAAAGGGAGGACGCAAGCCATCCGCACCAGAATGGTCACCCCGAGGACCGCTCCGCTCAATGAGAGCGATTGCACGAGAAGAGATTCATCGGCGATCGACACCAGAACGCCCCGAAGCCCGAGCCCGATGAAGATGAACGTCAAACCTGTCAGAACGAAGACCACGCTCTCCCACACAGCGGAAGCATGCAGTCGAGTTGCTGCCGAGAAAAGCTCCGCACCGAATGCCCTCACCAGCAATCCGGAGCAAACGCAAGCCATCACGCCGGACAGATGGAATGCTTCCGCAGCGATATACGCGGCATAGGGAGTGAGCAGAGTGAAGACAGTTTCGACCACCGGTTCATCCAATCGTTCATGCACCCGGATTGCCAACCAGCCTACCACCGCCCCCAGCAACAGCCCTCCCGACGCGACCCAGAGGAAACTCATCAGTGTCCCTGACCATGAAAAAACCTCCCCGGCCGCGACCGCGAGCGCGACGCGGTAGGCTACCAACCCCGAGGCATCGTTGAGCAGACTCTCCCCTTCCAAAATCACGATGATTCGCTTGGGGACTCGAAGCTTGTTCGTCACCGCCATCGCAGCGACCGCATCGGGAGGAGAAATGATCGCACCGAGAGCGAACGCGACAGGCCAGGACATCTCCGGAACCATCCACTTGCAGACGGATCCCACGACGATGGTGGTGGCGACGACCAGTCCGAACGCGAGAAAAGCGATCGGTCGAATATGGTGGTAGAACTCTTGGAAGTTGGTTTGCCAAGCCGCCGAGTAGAGAAGGGGTGGGAGGAAGATCAGGAACACGACATCCGGAGTTAGCTGAATATCGGGCAATCCTGGAACCAACGCGAGAAGCGCCCCAACCACGACAAGAATGGTGGGATAGGGAACCAACCATTTTCGAGTCGCGAAAGCTAAAAGCGTCACCAGGCAAAGCAGCATCAAGACCGTCGAGATCTCAAAAAGGGGAGTGACCGTTGCTAGCAAAACGAAAGCCTCGCGGAGGGTAAAATCTGCCGCCTGTATCGAGAAAAACAGCCTTTGCCCGAACTTTCCGTTCGGGTCTTGCCGATAAAGCCGGTGGTATCGGGAATTCCGATCGTTCTCGTTCGAGAGATCGATTGTGTCAAGCCGATTATTCCATGGTCAGGACGACGAGTCGTCCACCAGCAGGTGCATAGCATCTGATCCAATCGGGGGGAATTGCGCTCGAGCATTCGGGGGCAATCGCAATTATGCGTTGGAGATTTTTCGATGAAGTTGCTTAAAGGCTGGAAAATACGTTTACTCGCGGGCTTGGTCATGGCCACCGCAGGAGGGCAACTCGAAGCGCAGATGATGCCCGGCAGCCCATATTCCAACGCCATGGGGCCGCAAAGCCCAATGATGTTCGCGTCCCATCCACAGGACGAGGCCGGGGCTCCGAGCGGAGCACCCTCCGCTTATCCCATGCCGGAAGCGATGGGGCAGGAAGCTATGGGAGCCGAAATGATGGGCTACGGCGGCGAAGCCTGCGGCCCTCAATGCGGACCCGAATGCGGACACCATGGCTGTGGTCTCTTTGGCCGAGGCTACGGCGGCGAACGATGCGATGTCTACGGTCGCTCCCTCACCGGATTCCGACACAACATGCGAGGATGGCTCGCCTCCAAACGAGGTATCCTGCGTCCTTACGGTGAAGGGGGTATCGCGACCCAGAGATGGTTCGACATCTCCGCCGACGGCGTCTTCCTGGCGCGAACCAAAGGCTCCTCGAACTTCGCATTTACAAGCGACGGTATCAACGGCCCGCGTGTCCTGACCGCCGACATGGTCGACATGGATTCGCTCCAAGCCGGGCTAGGCGTACAAGCTAACATCCAAACCGGTGCGGGCTCGAATCTGGAAGTCCTCTACTTTGGACTCAACGATTGGGACGAATCCGCTCAGGTGACTTCCAACTCGCCTCAGTTCTTCTCCTTCATAAGTGACTTCGGACAATTACCGCCCAACGGATTCGATGACTCCGACCGATCGCGAGTTCAGCGGATCGATTACAAGAGCGAATTGCATAACGGCGAAATCAACTTCCGACGCCGATGGTCGGAGCCCGAAGGTTTCTGGCAAGGAAGCTTCTTGGGAGGTGTCCGGTATATGGACATCGATGAGAACGGCGTCTTCAGCGCCTCGGGCGAGAACGACAACGGCATCGACCGAAACGGTCCGCGATTCTTCGAGTACAGCGTCAACACGCGCAACGCTTTGGTCGGTTTCCAACTCGGTGGTGACCTCTGGTACAACCTGATGCCAGGAGTGAAGGTAGGTGGTGAACTCAAGTCGGGTATCTTCAACAACAGTACCAATCAAGACACCACCATCCTCGGTAATTCCATCAGCGGGGAATTCCGCGAGTTTGCAAGGGATGACGACGATGCTTACATCACGCAATTCTCGACGCAACTCTGGTACCGATTGAATTACTCCTTGGCATTCAAGACCTCCTACCAGCTGATCTACATCGATGGCGTGTCCCTGGCAACCGAGAACTTCAACAGCGATCCACCGCTGCTGTTCAACGCCAGTTCGACCCGAGTCCCTACCATCAACCATGACGCAGAAGTTGTCTACCAAGGCTTCACCGTCGGTGCAGAGTACACCTGGTAAGGACGATTGAACCGAGCCGAACCATTGCAAAAGCCCCAGTCACTTCAAGCGACTGGGGCTTTTTGCATTGCGACATAGATCCCAAAAGAGCGACCACTCGCTACTCGCTACTCGCTACTCGCTACTCGCCCTGCGAGCGACTGGGCGGTTCGCATGAGCTCCAAACATTCAGCGCGATGCTCGTCTCCCCCCGCTCCGCGGCTTGCTCGCTCCAGCATCGCGTCCCAATTGGCTTGAGGGGCCATCTTGGACCGACGAAGCAACAGCCCGAATTCCGCGACGGCGGTGCTCCAGAGCAAGTCGCGATCAAGTTCGCTATCGGACGCTTCGGGGCGATAGGACAAAATGAACTCTTGCTTCGTGCTCTCGGAAGCGTCGGGACGCTTTGAGCGAATCTTAAGCGTCAGCCATTCCCGAAGCAGCTCTTCCTCCACGTCTCGTTTATTGGGTTCTGCTGCCGCCGTCGATCGCTTGTATTTCGACTCGCTCTCGGCAGGAGTCAGATTCGGTTCGACCAAGCTGGTGGGAACGATTTCATAGAAGGCCGTCACGGAGTGGCCGGCGCCGATGTCCCCTGCATCTTTGCGATCATTGCTGAAGTCGGCGTTGGTCAGCTGACGGTCTTCGTACCCGATCAATCGATAAGAACGGACCAAATTCGGATTGAAGTCCATCTGGATCTTCACGTCTTTGGCGATGGTGACCAAGGTGCCGGTGAGCTGGTCCACCATCAGTTTCTTGGCTTCCCGGTCGCTATCGACCATCCCATAGACACCGTTGCCGTCTTTGGAAATCTTTTCCATCATCGAATCGTTGTAGTTACCGGCTCCGTAGCCCAAACAAGTCAGGAAGATATTCTTCTTCGCCTGCTCCTTGAGCAAATCGACGAGGGAATCGGTGTTAGTGACGCCGACATTGAAGTCCCCGTCGGTGCACAAAATAACGCGATTGGATCCCCCTTCGATGAAGTTCTCTTGGGCGATCGAATAGGCCAAACGAATGCCTTCCCCACCGTTGGTCGAACCACCTGCCTGGAGATTGTAGATGGCCGCGAGAATTCGGTCTTTTTCACTCCCTGGGGTGCTCGGGAGAACACAACCTGCAGCCCCAGCATAGACCACAATGGCAACCCGATCGTCTTCTCGCAGGCGTTGAGCGAGCAAGGAAAGCGAACGTTGAACGAGAGGAAGCTTATTGGGCTCGTTCATGGATCCAGACACATCCAACAGGAACACAAGGTTGCACCGGGGCCTATCCTCGGTTTGGATCTTCTTCGCTTGAATTCCAACCCGAACGAGTTTGTGCGAACGATTCCATGGGCAATCCACCATCCGCAGACTGGCCGCGAAGGGAGAATCTTCATCAGGTGCTGGATACTCGTACTGGAAGTAATTGATCATTTCTTCGATCCGAACCATGTCGGGCGTCGGTAGCTGACCACGCTGCTGGATCGATTGACGGATCTTGCTATACGAGGCGGTGTCGACGTCGATCGAAAAGGTCGTGACAGGTTCTTTTTCCGCTTCCGTGAACGGTTTCTCTACAATGCGATCGAATCGATCCCCCG includes these proteins:
- a CDS encoding GxxExxY protein, with product METDLLFQDESYVIRGAAFEVYREMGCGFLEAVYQECLQKEFTKQSVPFVPNPTLELFYKHEKLEQIYRPDFICYGKIIVELKAAKELSDEHRAQLHNYLKATRLRLGFLINFGHYPKATIERIVR
- a CDS encoding enoyl-ACP reductase; the protein is MDFLALSHKRVVVFGVANRKSVAYAIAKTLEENGALVEYVVRSEKRREELGKLLSGRTIHCCDVEHPEQIDSLAQQLAKNAQPISGVVHSIAFADYSDGIKPFHETTRKQFLQAIDISCFSLIAICNALKPLLAEDASVVTISISTTRMASESYGFMAPVKAALDSSLAFLAKSFSRFSRVRFNAVGAGLLKTSASAGIPGYVDAYLFAEKAIPRGEGLTTQEAANTAIFLLSPRSSGIQAQTVIVDAGMSTNYFDRQIIERVAGQ
- a CDS encoding TIGR03643 family protein; protein product: MHKRNSREFTREEIDRVIEMAWEDRTSFDAIQDQFGLTQGDVIALMRSELKPTSFRLWRRRVAGRQTKHVEKRGFLVGRFRCPDRPGSR
- a CDS encoding Na+/H+ antiporter, giving the protein MLATVTPLFEISTVLMLLCLVTLLAFATRKWLVPYPTILVVVGALLALVPGLPDIQLTPDVVFLIFLPPLLYSAAWQTNFQEFYHHIRPIAFLAFGLVVATTIVVGSVCKWMVPEMSWPVAFALGAIISPPDAVAAMAVTNKLRVPKRIIVILEGESLLNDASGLVAYRVALAVAAGEVFSWSGTLMSFLWVASGGLLLGAVVGWLAIRVHERLDEPVVETVFTLLTPYAAYIAAEAFHLSGVMACVCSGLLVRAFGAELFSAATRLHASAVWESVVFVLTGLTFIFIGLGLRGVLVSIADESLLVQSLSLSGAVLGVTILVRMACVLPLAWMPAFILQGRREWEPLPWRFLLLIGWTGMRGVVSLAAVLALPADFPHRNLIFVTVIGVIFGTLIIQGISLPFVVRWLRLPKEGRPAPDQEVDARLLLLAEANLFLNARRESGGAESEIDYLQNHFQTQADAWLSRLAFNTADGLIENQSRRCQATYLHVLRKQRKRLHQLAKDSIVDERVVQKIERELDMEETRLTSVTGSAHE
- a CDS encoding VWA domain-containing protein, coding for MSSNESPFNASHSIEPWKLTAYLLGELSESERAQIERRLEVSPELRAECQSLQKTLGILQATLGDGVAPAQASLTPEQLSSLETALANNALSNATVEPNRLLQLPFYRRRRFAAALAIAACVPVAWLTWNSLERPGSDLALAPKTTSIDVDESIAAPVDPMAAPNMATVAKPSDAKTSEAMPVEVKQNAAPNPVKEDEVALLTTELTGSAQNSGAPARPLDLYRDNAYGANGQGDATGTAATPQLKFAPGSGGYGIEAKGAGLDGSGPGTGQFGTDRLAGGYGGGYYGGYGGSGYGVGSEGFGGYGAGMGGLGGSVPGVGGPAAAPPARKSLDELETFAIQPNHRFLEPGAQGGAPALPPELRSNLKRFPPAPPVVESSGDRFDRIVEKPFTEAEKEPVTTFSIDVDTASYSKIRQSIQQRGQLPTPDMVRIEEMINYFQYEYPAPDEDSPFAASLRMVDCPWNRSHKLVRVGIQAKKIQTEDRPRCNLVFLLDVSGSMNEPNKLPLVQRSLSLLAQRLREDDRVAIVVYAGAAGCVLPSTPGSEKDRILAAIYNLQAGGSTNGGEGIRLAYSIAQENFIEGGSNRVILCTDGDFNVGVTNTDSLVDLLKEQAKKNIFLTCLGYGAGNYNDSMMEKISKDGNGVYGMVDSDREAKKLMVDQLTGTLVTIAKDVKIQMDFNPNLVRSYRLIGYEDRQLTNADFSNDRKDAGDIGAGHSVTAFYEIVPTSLVEPNLTPAESESKYKRSTAAAEPNKRDVEEELLREWLTLKIRSKRPDASESTKQEFILSYRPEASDSELDRDLLWSTAVAEFGLLLRRSKMAPQANWDAMLERASRGAGGDEHRAECLELMRTAQSLAGRVASSE